A portion of the Adhaeribacter radiodurans genome contains these proteins:
- a CDS encoding MGH1-like glycoside hydrolase domain-containing protein, producing the protein MDTNEYERLEQSPNNRNWKSWGPYLAERQWGTVREDYSPNGDAWNFVSHDIARSNAYRWGEEGIAGFCDYQQILCLAPAFWNGQDSILKERLFGLTNGQGNHGEDVKEIYFHLDSSPTHSYCQYLYKYPHTAFPYEDLIQKNQRDRSQPEYEIMDTGVFNNNRYFDIVIEYAKADTHDILMQITVHNRAEEPAPIHVLPHLWFRNYWKHSPEYTRPNVTALTPDCLKASSTRNGAFFLYHDAAGEQLFCDNETNNERIYQSANPTPFVKDGINNYVVNGQETVNPEKQGTKAAIWLQAIVPGKSFKVFKVRLVRNRIIEPWTNFNRIFERRRAETDTFYREFVIPEKLSPAHQHIARKAFGGLLWTKQFYYFDVHKWLNGEIKEKVPYRIDKRNTGWEHLTNRNIISMPDKWEYPWYAAWDLAFHATTFVHIDPNFAKQQLLLMLREYYMHPNGQIPSYEWNFSDVNPPVHAWGVWQVYDIDRKKTGVPDWDFLERAFQKLLMNFTWWVNRKDVNGNDIFEGGFLGLDNIGVFDRNHLPPGIKSLQQADATSWMAMFSLNMLRMSLELAKRNPAYEESAAKFFRHFLNIGWAMDNIGEKNISLWDDEDNFYYDAVQLDNGKSQRLKIRSLVGIIPLLAVEIINSKIFNQMSEFKRRAVGIIRTRTDLAQLISHIEIQNSNGYHLFSIMRGFRLENVLKRLLDEAEFLSQFGIRSLSKYHEQNPYVFNYQGRQHFIQYEPGESSSSMFGGNSNWRGPIWFPLNYLIIQALRKYYKYYGKEYIYEFPTGSGNKLNLKQIARELTMRLLHLFEKDEEGKTHYHSAHESFVNDPHFKDHHFFYEFFNGDTGQGLGASHQTGWSALIANLLLEMAEEED; encoded by the coding sequence ATGGATACGAACGAATACGAACGGCTGGAACAATCGCCGAATAACAGAAACTGGAAAAGCTGGGGACCTTACCTGGCCGAGCGTCAATGGGGAACCGTACGTGAAGATTATAGCCCCAACGGAGATGCCTGGAACTTTGTTTCCCACGATATTGCTCGGAGCAATGCGTACCGCTGGGGCGAAGAAGGGATTGCCGGCTTCTGTGATTATCAACAAATTTTATGTTTAGCTCCAGCATTCTGGAACGGTCAGGATTCCATTTTAAAGGAGCGGCTATTTGGCCTTACCAACGGACAAGGCAACCACGGGGAAGATGTTAAAGAAATATATTTTCATCTGGATTCCTCTCCCACGCATTCGTATTGCCAGTACTTGTATAAATATCCGCATACGGCCTTTCCGTACGAAGATTTAATACAAAAAAACCAACGCGATCGCAGCCAGCCCGAATACGAAATAATGGATACCGGGGTATTTAACAATAACCGGTATTTTGATATTGTTATTGAATACGCCAAAGCCGATACGCACGATATTTTAATGCAAATAACGGTGCACAACCGGGCCGAAGAACCGGCGCCCATTCATGTGCTGCCTCATTTGTGGTTCCGGAATTACTGGAAGCATAGTCCGGAATACACCCGCCCCAACGTTACCGCATTAACTCCGGATTGTTTAAAAGCTTCTTCCACGCGCAATGGCGCTTTTTTTCTGTACCACGATGCAGCCGGCGAACAGTTATTCTGCGATAACGAAACGAATAACGAACGCATATACCAGTCGGCGAATCCCACCCCCTTTGTAAAAGACGGCATTAACAATTACGTGGTAAACGGACAAGAAACCGTTAACCCGGAAAAACAAGGAACAAAAGCTGCTATTTGGCTGCAGGCTATTGTTCCCGGCAAGTCTTTTAAAGTATTTAAAGTGCGGTTGGTGCGTAACCGGATTATTGAACCCTGGACAAATTTTAACCGCATTTTTGAACGTCGTCGCGCGGAGACGGATACTTTTTATCGTGAATTTGTTATTCCCGAAAAGTTATCACCGGCGCACCAACATATTGCCCGTAAAGCTTTTGGCGGATTGCTTTGGACGAAGCAGTTTTATTATTTTGACGTGCACAAATGGCTGAACGGAGAAATAAAAGAGAAAGTACCTTATAGAATAGATAAGCGAAATACCGGCTGGGAGCACCTTACAAACCGGAATATTATTTCTATGCCCGATAAGTGGGAGTATCCGTGGTACGCGGCCTGGGACTTAGCTTTTCACGCTACTACTTTTGTACACATCGATCCTAATTTTGCCAAGCAGCAACTATTGCTCATGCTCCGGGAATATTACATGCACCCGAACGGCCAGATACCTTCTTACGAATGGAATTTTAGCGATGTAAATCCTCCGGTTCATGCCTGGGGCGTTTGGCAGGTATATGATATTGATCGGAAAAAGACCGGGGTTCCGGATTGGGATTTTCTGGAAAGAGCCTTCCAAAAACTGTTGATGAATTTTACCTGGTGGGTAAACCGGAAAGACGTAAATGGTAACGATATTTTTGAAGGAGGTTTCCTGGGGTTAGATAATATTGGCGTTTTTGACCGAAATCATTTGCCGCCAGGAATTAAAAGTTTGCAGCAAGCCGACGCCACCAGTTGGATGGCCATGTTCTCGTTAAATATGCTGCGCATGTCATTAGAATTGGCGAAACGTAACCCGGCTTACGAAGAATCGGCAGCTAAATTTTTCCGGCATTTTTTAAATATTGGCTGGGCCATGGACAATATCGGGGAAAAAAATATTTCTCTCTGGGACGATGAAGATAACTTTTACTACGATGCGGTACAGTTAGATAATGGTAAAAGCCAGCGTCTAAAAATTCGTTCTTTGGTAGGGATTATTCCTTTGCTGGCCGTTGAAATTATAAATAGTAAAATCTTTAATCAAATGAGCGAGTTTAAACGCCGGGCAGTAGGTATTATTCGCACTCGGACCGACTTAGCTCAACTCATTTCGCATATCGAAATTCAAAATAGCAATGGCTATCACTTATTTTCAATTATGCGTGGTTTCCGGTTAGAGAATGTCTTAAAAAGATTACTCGACGAGGCTGAGTTTCTTTCTCAGTTTGGCATACGCTCATTATCTAAATACCACGAGCAAAACCCGTATGTTTTTAATTACCAGGGCCGGCAGCATTTTATTCAGTATGAACCCGGCGAAAGCAGTAGTTCCATGTTCGGGGGTAATTCTAATTGGCGCGGACCAATTTGGTTTCCGTTAAATTACTTAATTATTCAGGCTCTTCGTAAATACTACAAATATTATGGCAAAGAATATATTTATGAATTCCCGACCGGCTCCGGAAATAAATTAAACCTAAAACAAATTGCCCGTGAGTTAACCATGCGTTTGTTACACTTATTCGAAAAAGACGAAGAGGGCAAAACGCATTACCATTCTGCGCATGAGTCTTTTGTCAATGATCCTCACTTTAAAGACCACCATTTTTTCTACGAGTTTTTTAACGGCGATACCGGTCAGGGTTTAGGGGCATCGCACCAAACCGGCTGGTCGGCTTTAATCGCTAATTTGTTGCTGGAAATGGCCGAAGAAGAAGATTAG
- a CDS encoding PKD domain-containing protein, whose translation MKQTITQYSLFHSFTSKWLMLLICFGVFSLKSLADNLSREAGGLSSTIKATKPAIFASQQVGSFTLINADNGQPIQTLTGGTALNLATLPTKNLNIRANTSPGIVGSVKFALRGKQTVNKTETRVPYALFGETKDNYNAWVPALGSYTLKATPFSEAGGTGVAGIAFSVSFTVISNQLPKANAGADKTIILPTTTTVLNGSGTDADGTITGYSWSQVSGPNTATFNNKTIAAPTIGNLIQGSYIFSLQVKDSLNMWSAADNVTVQITTSNSPPSVVQKPTDQTLVTEKIFSFSAGQYTDPNAGDVLTYKSNLIDGSNLLAWLQFNASTLTFSGTAPAPETTLHVQVTATDQAKASVTTSFKISVQKPVPVVILGELKKWHKVTLTFTGPVTSETNAVNPFLNYRLNVIFSKGNRKLIVPGYYAADGNAGETDATGGAKWRVHFSPDEAGEWSYQASFRTGTNVAISNLANAGSPAVFDGMSGTFTIAATDKTGSDFRAQGRLRYVGQHYLQFAETKKYFLKGGADSPENFLAYKEFDGTYTQNPQADYTKTYAPHLGDWQPGDPVWKGGKGKGIIGALNYLAEKGMNAVYFLTLNVNGDGKDVWPWISPIDKIRYDVSKLDQWEIVFSHMDKLGLMLHVVTQEQENDQLLDNGELGTQRKLYYRELIARFGHHLAINWNLGEESSNTDAQRKAFSHYIRQLDPYKSPIDVHTHPTQRAAIYKPLLGDSTFEGPSLQVVNAADAHSETLYWVNKSAASGRKWIVNLDEIGPSTTGVKPDANDYAHDSPRKQALWGNLMAGGGGVEWYFGYRFLNSDISAQDWRSRDHMWDLTRYALQFFNQYLPFWQMKSADNLTTATNDYCLALPGKIYAVYLPQGGSTTLDFGVNADNYLVQWYNPRTGGNLQNGTVQKITGSGLNSLGLPPQNDTQDWVCLITNTSSLHNEGITQSKNVTPATKNANAKLAFSVYPNPIQHKLIIETKEPVSLPLEIILRNNAGKTVATTFLSNAVKEPLTLDTYGLTPGIYLLQIKYGNQIISRKLIKQ comes from the coding sequence ATGAAACAAACTATTACGCAGTATTCTCTATTCCATTCCTTTACTTCTAAATGGTTGATGTTACTTATATGCTTCGGCGTATTTTCCCTTAAAAGCTTGGCTGATAACCTCTCCCGAGAAGCGGGCGGATTATCAAGCACTATCAAAGCTACTAAACCCGCAATTTTTGCCAGCCAGCAGGTAGGTAGTTTTACCTTAATAAATGCCGATAATGGGCAACCTATTCAAACCCTTACCGGAGGAACTGCACTTAACTTAGCAACTTTACCTACTAAAAATTTGAATATCCGGGCGAACACCTCGCCTGGCATTGTTGGAAGCGTAAAGTTTGCTTTGAGGGGTAAACAAACAGTTAACAAAACCGAAACAAGGGTGCCTTATGCCTTGTTCGGGGAAACGAAAGATAATTACAATGCTTGGGTACCCGCCCTGGGTAGTTATACCTTAAAAGCTACTCCCTTTTCCGAAGCGGGCGGTACTGGTGTAGCAGGTATTGCCTTTTCTGTTTCTTTTACAGTTATTTCTAACCAGCTTCCCAAAGCCAATGCCGGAGCCGATAAAACTATAATTTTACCAACCACTACTACTGTTTTAAACGGCTCCGGCACCGATGCTGACGGTACCATTACCGGCTATAGCTGGAGCCAGGTGAGCGGACCTAATACCGCCACTTTTAATAATAAAACCATTGCTGCACCTACCATCGGTAATTTAATTCAAGGCAGTTATATCTTTAGCCTCCAGGTAAAAGACAGTTTGAATATGTGGAGCGCTGCCGATAATGTTACCGTTCAGATTACAACCAGCAATTCACCGCCTTCAGTCGTACAAAAGCCTACCGATCAAACCCTGGTGACAGAAAAAATATTTTCCTTCTCTGCCGGACAATACACCGACCCTAATGCGGGCGACGTGTTGACCTATAAATCAAATTTAATAGATGGCAGCAATTTACTGGCCTGGCTTCAATTTAATGCCAGTACTCTTACTTTTAGCGGTACCGCTCCAGCCCCGGAAACTACTTTACACGTGCAAGTAACGGCTACTGATCAAGCAAAGGCTTCGGTAACTACCAGCTTTAAAATTTCAGTTCAGAAACCGGTACCGGTTGTTATTTTGGGAGAATTAAAAAAATGGCACAAAGTTACTCTCACTTTTACCGGTCCGGTTACAAGTGAAACAAATGCCGTTAATCCTTTTCTAAATTATCGCTTAAATGTAATTTTTAGTAAAGGCAACCGAAAACTTATAGTTCCGGGGTATTACGCGGCCGACGGTAATGCGGGCGAAACCGATGCAACTGGTGGCGCGAAATGGCGGGTTCATTTTTCTCCGGATGAAGCCGGGGAATGGTCGTACCAAGCTTCTTTCCGAACCGGGACAAATGTGGCCATCAGCAATTTAGCAAATGCCGGCAGTCCGGCTGTTTTCGACGGAATGTCCGGCACCTTTACTATTGCCGCTACCGATAAAACCGGGTCTGATTTTCGGGCGCAGGGGCGCTTACGTTACGTTGGACAGCATTACTTGCAATTTGCCGAAACCAAAAAATATTTTTTAAAAGGCGGGGCCGATAGTCCGGAGAATTTTTTAGCCTACAAAGAATTTGATGGCACGTACACTCAAAATCCTCAGGCTGATTATACAAAAACCTACGCTCCTCATTTAGGCGATTGGCAACCCGGCGATCCGGTCTGGAAAGGCGGTAAAGGAAAAGGCATTATTGGGGCACTTAATTACCTGGCGGAAAAAGGCATGAATGCTGTTTACTTTTTAACCTTAAATGTAAATGGCGATGGGAAAGATGTCTGGCCCTGGATCTCCCCTATCGACAAGATTCGGTATGATGTTTCGAAGCTGGATCAATGGGAAATTGTTTTTTCGCACATGGATAAGCTTGGATTAATGCTTCACGTGGTTACCCAAGAACAGGAAAACGACCAATTACTAGATAATGGGGAATTAGGAACGCAACGCAAATTATACTACCGAGAATTAATTGCCCGCTTTGGTCATCATTTGGCTATTAACTGGAATTTGGGGGAAGAAAGCTCCAATACCGATGCTCAGCGCAAAGCTTTCTCCCATTATATCCGGCAATTAGACCCCTATAAAAGTCCGATAGATGTGCACACTCACCCTACCCAAAGAGCTGCCATTTATAAGCCGCTCTTAGGTGATAGCACTTTCGAAGGCCCTTCTTTGCAGGTAGTTAACGCGGCGGACGCGCACTCAGAAACACTGTATTGGGTCAATAAATCGGCAGCTAGCGGACGGAAATGGATAGTTAATTTAGATGAAATTGGGCCTTCTACTACCGGAGTAAAGCCAGATGCCAATGATTATGCCCATGATTCACCGAGAAAACAAGCCTTATGGGGAAATTTAATGGCCGGTGGTGGTGGCGTGGAATGGTATTTTGGTTATCGTTTTCTTAATTCTGATATATCTGCGCAAGATTGGCGTTCCCGCGATCACATGTGGGATTTAACCCGTTATGCTCTCCAATTTTTTAATCAATATCTTCCGTTTTGGCAAATGAAAAGTGCCGACAACCTGACAACCGCTACTAATGATTACTGTCTGGCATTACCAGGTAAAATTTATGCGGTTTACTTGCCCCAGGGAGGCAGTACTACTTTAGATTTTGGTGTTAATGCGGATAATTATTTAGTGCAATGGTACAATCCCCGGACCGGTGGTAATTTACAAAATGGTACAGTACAGAAAATAACTGGTTCCGGCCTAAATTCCTTGGGCTTACCTCCTCAGAATGATACCCAGGATTGGGTTTGTTTAATCACCAACACCAGTAGCTTACATAATGAGGGAATTACCCAATCTAAAAACGTAACTCCGGCTACAAAAAACGCTAATGCAAAACTCGCTTTCTCCGTTTATCCCAATCCTATTCAACATAAACTCATTATTGAAACAAAAGAACCGGTTAGCTTGCCTTTAGAAATTATTCTGCGGAATAATGCGGGTAAAACAGTAGCTACTACATTCTTAAGTAATGCAGTAAAAGAACCACTTACTTTAGATACCTATGGTCTTACGCCCGGTATTTATCTTTTACAGATTAAGTATGGCAACCAAATAATTTCCCGGAAGCTGATAAAGCAATAA
- a CDS encoding MFS transporter — protein MKNSKPVEVKTSGDITSPGNSNLSETKTGNYRWVICALLFFATTINYIDRQVIGLLKPTLEKEFNWTESDYGNIVMVFASCYALGYIIFGNFIDRIGSKLGYTISIIVWSVAAMLHAVVKSTFGFSVVRGLLGLGEAGNFPAAVKAVAEWFPKKERALATGIFNSGTSIGAVVAPIMVPWILGAYGWQEAFLITGAIGFIWLIFWWFLYEIPARHKKVNPAEFAYIHSDNEPAVTENTTKLKWSRLLQIKQTWVFILGKVLTDPVWWFFLFWLPSYFATTFNLDLKKPSIHLAIVYTATTFGSIGGGYLSSYLIKRGWPILKARKFTLLCVAFAVLPIIFARYAPNIWVAVGIISLAAAAHQAWSANIFTIVSDIVPKKAVSSVVGVGGMAGSIASALFPLLVGSLLDTYKAAGNISAGYNILFIICGFAYFVAWFIIHLLTSRLKPVDL, from the coding sequence ATGAAGAATAGTAAACCGGTAGAAGTAAAAACCAGCGGAGATATAACTTCCCCAGGTAATTCCAACTTGTCAGAAACAAAAACAGGAAACTACCGCTGGGTTATTTGTGCCCTCTTATTTTTTGCTACTACCATTAACTACATCGACCGCCAGGTAATTGGTTTGTTAAAACCCACCCTCGAAAAAGAGTTTAACTGGACGGAAAGCGACTACGGCAATATTGTAATGGTTTTTGCCTCTTGTTACGCGTTGGGTTATATTATCTTCGGTAATTTTATTGATAGAATAGGTTCTAAATTAGGCTATACCATTTCTATAATAGTCTGGAGTGTGGCGGCCATGCTGCACGCCGTTGTAAAAAGTACCTTTGGTTTTAGCGTGGTAAGAGGTTTGCTAGGATTAGGCGAAGCAGGTAATTTTCCGGCGGCTGTAAAAGCCGTGGCCGAGTGGTTTCCCAAAAAAGAAAGAGCCTTAGCAACCGGTATTTTTAATTCCGGTACCAGCATTGGCGCCGTGGTAGCTCCTATTATGGTTCCCTGGATTTTAGGCGCTTATGGGTGGCAGGAAGCTTTTTTAATTACCGGTGCTATTGGGTTTATTTGGTTGATTTTCTGGTGGTTTTTATACGAAATTCCGGCGCGTCATAAAAAAGTAAACCCAGCTGAATTTGCCTATATTCACAGCGATAATGAACCCGCTGTAACCGAAAATACGACCAAATTAAAATGGAGCCGCTTACTCCAGATTAAGCAAACCTGGGTTTTTATTTTAGGCAAAGTGCTAACCGACCCGGTTTGGTGGTTTTTCTTATTTTGGCTACCCTCCTATTTTGCCACTACGTTTAACCTAGATCTTAAAAAACCAAGTATCCACTTAGCTATTGTATACACCGCTACTACTTTTGGCAGCATTGGCGGTGGTTATTTATCTTCTTATCTAATTAAAAGGGGTTGGCCCATTTTAAAGGCCCGAAAATTCACCCTTCTTTGCGTTGCTTTTGCGGTATTACCTATAATATTTGCCCGGTACGCGCCCAATATTTGGGTAGCCGTAGGTATTATAAGCTTAGCCGCTGCCGCTCACCAGGCTTGGAGTGCCAATATCTTTACCATTGTTTCTGATATTGTGCCTAAAAAAGCAGTTAGTTCGGTAGTAGGCGTTGGAGGTATGGCGGGTTCCATTGCTTCGGCTTTATTTCCCTTATTGGTAGGTTCCTTACTGGATACGTATAAAGCGGCCGGGAACATTAGCGCGGGTTATAACATTTTATTTATAATATGCGGGTTTGCTTATTTCGTAGCTTGGTTCATTATCCACTTGCTTACTTCCCGCTTAAAACCAGTAGACTTATGA
- a CDS encoding DUF7133 domain-containing protein, whose product MLKLKSVLLLFLTCFLFFCQTNKPIQLAPAAALPEATKKAEPTQVDLSSSPVIAPLEAIKKMQVEPGFEVKLVAAEPLVSTPVALTFDEKARPWVVEMAGYMPDTVGTGEDKPIGKIVILEDTNKDGVADERRIFLDSLVLPRAICLIENGILVAEPPSLYYYEIKNDKPGKKTLVDAAYAEGGNVEHQPNGLYRALDNWIYNAKSSKRYRKKGDKWIIEPTHFRGQWGISQDNYGRLYYNTNSENLLGDYFTPGLGATNKNQRRVAGYVQKIVANNKVYPIRPTPGVNRGYMNGILDESKHLVDFTAACAPLVYRGDLFGPEYSTSVFVAEPSANLIKRNIINEQGLLVKGEQAYKGKEFLSSVDERFRPVNLFDAPDGSMYVVDMYRGIIQHKTYLTNYLKSEIGRRQLTQPLNCGRIYKIVPVNKTSQAVTLPNNPDQLVTLLGHSNGWVRDKAQQMLIDGKSTQAIPALHKAMQDKSKSLLVMHALWTLEGIGALQTEEVLTLLQEPTWPLRMQALSVLPSVLTKKTYKSYLPVFNKFITQKDSLAAPYLAFLVSYIQPLDKTAGKNMRQQLVKTFPKNKFVADAIISTLPEQEETFQKELIAFAPDTTLVVHQQLRGVIANIKNARASKDPKVLLKVFPKGAAMFTSTCQTCHGPDGNGVNGLAPPLNGSEWVTGNKEKLISIVLYGLTGPVQVKGHLYKAPEINGDMPGIGYDKDLANEDIAQVLSYIRRSWQNNADKVSTEEVAKVRQNLKARQKAFTVQELNK is encoded by the coding sequence ATGCTCAAGCTAAAATCTGTTCTTTTACTTTTTCTTACTTGTTTTTTATTCTTTTGCCAAACAAATAAGCCAATCCAGTTAGCTCCGGCTGCAGCCCTGCCGGAAGCAACCAAAAAAGCAGAACCCACCCAGGTTGATCTAAGTTCTTCTCCGGTTATTGCACCATTAGAAGCTATTAAAAAAATGCAGGTGGAGCCCGGATTTGAAGTAAAATTAGTTGCTGCCGAACCATTGGTAAGTACTCCGGTTGCCCTCACTTTTGATGAAAAGGCTCGTCCCTGGGTAGTAGAAATGGCTGGTTATATGCCCGATACCGTTGGCACCGGCGAAGATAAGCCGATTGGTAAAATAGTAATTCTGGAAGATACGAATAAAGACGGGGTAGCTGATGAGAGACGAATATTTTTAGATTCGCTGGTGCTGCCCAGAGCTATTTGTTTGATTGAAAATGGAATTTTAGTGGCCGAACCTCCCAGCTTATATTATTACGAGATCAAAAATGATAAACCGGGTAAAAAGACATTGGTAGATGCCGCATACGCCGAAGGTGGTAATGTAGAACATCAGCCCAACGGTTTATACCGGGCTCTGGATAATTGGATTTATAATGCTAAATCGAGTAAGCGTTACCGCAAAAAAGGAGATAAATGGATAATTGAACCTACTCACTTCCGGGGACAATGGGGTATTAGTCAGGATAATTACGGCCGTTTATACTACAACACCAATTCCGAAAATTTATTAGGCGATTACTTTACCCCTGGTTTGGGAGCTACTAATAAAAACCAGCGTCGGGTAGCTGGCTACGTCCAGAAAATTGTGGCCAATAATAAAGTATATCCTATCCGGCCAACTCCGGGAGTTAACCGTGGTTACATGAACGGGATTTTAGATGAAAGTAAACATTTAGTAGATTTTACTGCTGCCTGCGCTCCTTTAGTTTACCGGGGTGATTTATTTGGTCCGGAGTATTCTACCAGCGTTTTTGTGGCAGAGCCTTCGGCTAACTTAATTAAGCGCAATATTATTAACGAGCAAGGCTTATTGGTAAAAGGCGAACAAGCTTATAAGGGCAAAGAATTTTTAAGTAGCGTAGATGAGCGTTTCCGGCCGGTAAATTTATTCGATGCACCCGATGGTTCTATGTACGTGGTGGATATGTACCGGGGTATCATTCAACATAAAACGTATTTAACTAATTACTTAAAAAGTGAAATTGGTCGCCGGCAACTTACTCAACCATTAAATTGCGGACGTATTTATAAAATTGTTCCGGTAAACAAAACTTCCCAGGCCGTTACTTTGCCGAATAACCCGGATCAGCTCGTTACCTTATTAGGTCATTCGAACGGCTGGGTTCGGGACAAAGCGCAGCAAATGTTAATTGACGGTAAATCTACCCAAGCCATACCGGCTTTGCATAAAGCTATGCAAGACAAAAGTAAATCCTTACTGGTAATGCATGCCCTTTGGACTTTAGAAGGAATAGGTGCTTTGCAAACCGAAGAAGTTTTGACTTTATTACAGGAACCCACCTGGCCTTTGCGCATGCAGGCATTAAGCGTGTTACCTTCTGTTTTAACAAAAAAAACTTACAAAAGCTACTTACCTGTTTTTAATAAATTTATAACTCAAAAGGATTCATTGGCAGCTCCTTACCTGGCTTTCCTGGTATCTTATATTCAGCCGCTGGATAAAACTGCCGGTAAAAACATGCGCCAACAATTAGTAAAAACTTTTCCGAAAAACAAATTCGTAGCCGATGCTATCATTAGCACTTTACCCGAACAAGAAGAAACGTTTCAGAAGGAGTTAATAGCTTTTGCACCGGACACTACTTTAGTGGTACACCAACAATTACGCGGGGTTATTGCTAATATTAAAAATGCGCGGGCCAGCAAAGACCCCAAAGTTTTACTAAAAGTATTTCCCAAAGGAGCCGCTATGTTTACTTCAACCTGCCAAACCTGCCACGGACCTGATGGCAATGGGGTAAACGGATTGGCACCACCTTTAAATGGGTCGGAGTGGGTAACCGGCAATAAAGAAAAGCTAATTTCTATAGTATTGTATGGCTTAACCGGTCCGGTACAAGTAAAAGGCCACCTCTACAAAGCACCCGAAATTAACGGCGATATGCCGGGTATTGGGTACGATAAAGATTTAGCAAATGAGGACATTGCCCAAGTACTGAGCTACATCCGCCGGTCGTGGCAAAACAATGCCGATAAAGTAAGCACCGAAGAAGTAGCTAAAGTCCGTCAGAATTTAAAAGCCCGCCAGAAAGCATTTACTGTTCAGGAATTAAACAAATAA